From Nitrospinota bacterium:
AAAGGCGGCAACGACGAAGTGGTGACTCAGTTTTCCATGACCAATGTGGAGAAGCTGGGACTGTTGAAAATGGATTTCCTGGGTCTCAAAACCTTGACGGTGATCGATAATGCTCTACGACTTATAAAGCAGTCTCGAAATGTTGATCTGGATATTTCGGGTATTCCGTTGGATGATCCGGAGACTTTCAAACTGTTGAGCGACGGGCGGACTCTGGGGGTGTTTCAGTTGGAAAGTTCCGGCATGCGCGACCTGCTGAAAAAAATGAAACCTGATTGTTTTGAGGACATCATCGCTCTCCTTGCGCTGTACCGTCCTGGCCCGCTGGAAAGTGGCATGGTGGATGACTATGTCAAACGCAAACACGGAACGATGGAGGAAAAGTATGATCTTCCTGAGTTGAAAGATATTCTGAAGGAAACTCACGGGGTCATTTTGTATCAGGAGCAGGTCATGAACATTGCCAGTGTGCTTGCCGGTTTTTCACTGGGTGATGCCGATATACTTCGCCGTGCGATGGGGAAAAAGAAAGCCGAGGAAATGGCGGCGCAACGGCAAAAATTTATGGACGGCTGTAAGGAGAAAAAACGACCGGAGAAAAAGGCGGACAAAATATTTTCACTCATGGAGAAATTTTCCGGATACGGTTTCAATAAATCGCACAGTGCCGCCTATGCCCAGGTTTCTTACCAGACTGCGTACCTGAAAACGCATTATCCGTTGGAATTTTTTGGCGCTTTGATCACCAGCGATATGGATAACACCGACAAGGTTTTGCGATACATTCACGATTGTCGGGAGAATAAAATAAAGGTGCAGCCGCCGGACGTAAATTTCAGCACCAAAGATTTTTCCATATCCGACGACCAGTTGGTCTTTGGTCTGGGAGCGATCAAAAACGTGGGGTCGGCGGCGATCGATTCGATCTTGGAAACCCGCAAACAGCAGGGTCATTTCCCATCATTAAAAAACTTTTGCGAGTCCGTGGATCTCAGGCAGGTGAACAAACGGGTGCTGGAAAGCCTGATTAAAAGCGGGGCCTGCGATTCATTGGGAGAAAGCCGTTCGAGCAAAATGATAAATTTGCCATCCACAATGGAAATGGCGCAGGCGAATCAGCGGGATCGTCAACTGGGTCAATCCAGTATGTTTGAAGTCTTTGAAGAACAGGTGGATGTTAATAAAGAAACGAATCAGGAAACGATTGAAGAGTGGAGTGAGCAGGAGCGATTGAAATACGAAAAGGAATCGATCGGGTTTTACATCACCGGTCATCCTCTGGATGGGTACGTGAAAGACCTGGCCTGGTTCACGGATGCAAATTCCGCCAGCATCAGCGAAATGGCCCACGCGCGCTCTGTGAGTCTTGCCGGAATTCCCATGAAAATATTGTCGAAAACCACGCGCAAGGGCGATAAGATGGCCATCGTGACTCTGGAGGATTTGCATGGCTCGGTCGAAGTCATTCTCTGGCCCGAAACGTTTGCGGAATCGGAAGCGTTGTTGCACAGCGAGGAACCATTGCTGGTCAAAGGCAAGGTGGATGCCGAGGGCAGCTTGCCAAAAGTCATAGCTGATGAAATCTATCCCTTGTCCGACGCAAAAAATCACTGGAAAGGGAAGGTTCATATTCATCTCAGGACACCCGGCCTGGAAAAGGAAACACTTTTGGAAATAAAAAATGTTCTTGCCGCACATAAGGGCAATAACGAAACACTGATCCATTTTATTTTTCCAGATGATAAAACTAAAACCATCCGGGTGGAAGAAAGTTTGAGAATCCAGCCCTCGGATGAAGTGATTCAGGGCATAGAAGCCATTTTAGGCGAAGAAGCGATTCGGTTTGAATGAAGAGGTTAAATCAAAAAGTCTGCAGGAATTTATTATTTTATCTTCTGTTGAATCAGCAATTCAATTTTATCCGCGAGAGCGTCTGATTTTTCCCTGGGAAGGCGAAAGGGGATGAGGATTTTTTTTCCGCCAGAGCAAATGACTTCAAGGGTTGTTACTCTGGGGATTCCAAACAACAGGGCTGGTAAAAACAAAATTTTATTTCTCCGCACCGTTTGAATATCTTTCCACCTAACTGCCATCCGGGGGGCATGAAAAGGAAAGTGCAGCCGGGTGAAGTGCATCGCAATTCCCTGAAGACCCAAGGTGACAAAATAACAGCGGGGAAACAAATCTCTGTTTTTCAGCATGAGTTGAATGACTTTTGTGAGTCCCCAACCGAGGAGAAGGAAGCATAAACCCAGTACCAATGTGAACGAGGAAAGACCATGGGTGGACCCGAGAATTCGTATTGGAAATAAAATCAGGATGGCTATGAACAAAAGCAAGGGAGCCATCATGAAGATGCCGGTGATATTGGCTCCATAGACAGGAAGCCCGGAAGGCAGGAGAATTGTGGTGTCTTCCCCTGCATGTATTATTGTCTCGGTGGTTGCTTGTTCTTCGTGATCGGCGAGATAGCTTATCCCTCGTTCGATATCGTTTTCCGCCCAGTTTTTAGAATTCATTTCTATAAAATATCGGTTTTAGTGAAGATTGAAATAGTGCAAAGCTAAAAAATATTTGATCCTTTTTTAGACGACATGGCAGTCACTATGAGATAATGACCTTCCTCAACAACTTTCATCGATAATCAAATTTTTACCGCCGCTTTGCGGCACGGAATTTCCCATTTATGAAATTAAAACACGCTGAATTAAGAAACATTACGGAAGCATTGCCAAATGGAATGACCGTGGTCACGATCGAAATGCCGCATTTTCATACCATGGAAATGGCTTTGTTCGTTCGGGCCGGATTGCGTTTTGAAAATAAGCAGAATAACGGGGTCTCCCATTTTCTTGAGCACATGCTGTATCGTGGAAATGCGAAATATCCTGACTCTCTATCCTTGAACCGGGAGTTTGAAACCGTGGGTCGCGAACTTCGCGCTTCCACTTTGTGTGAATACACCTGTTTTGCATTCAGCCCTCATATTTCCCAGATCAAGCGTGCCGTTGAGTTATTTGCTGACTTTTTCAGCGAACCCACATTTCCTCAAATTGAGCTTGAACGGGAGATCATTTTGGAGGAATGCCTGGAAGAACTCAACGAAAAAGGGGAAAATGTTGATATCGATAACATCGCCTGCCGCTTGCTTTATCAGGGATCCTCTTTGTCCATGCCTACCATCGGAACCGAATCAACCATAAAGTCGATTAACAAAGAGATGCTCCAGGAATATTTTAATGCATATTACCATGCCAGCAATATGATCTTTGTCGGTGCCGGGCCTATTGTTCACGAAGAGTTTTTTGATTTGGTCAAACAGTATTTTTCAAAGATCCCGGACAAGGGAGAGGGAATTGCGATCGATCACTTTAATAAAAGCCTGAACGAAGATCAAAAATCCCCGGCGCAGGCGTTTCAATACGACTCGGACAGCCAGATACAGTTGCAACTCTGCTTTCGTTCGGTATCGTATAATCATCCGGACTATTTTCCTCTTTGCCTGATCGGACGCGTCTTTGACGATGGTTTCAGCTCCCGCTTGCAACGGGCTTTGCGAGAGGACAGGGGCCTTGTGTATTCCGTGGATTGCCGTATCACCAGTTTTTCAGATACGGGAACGGTGGACTTCGATGTCAACGTGAGGCCGGAAAAAGTTTGCCAGGTCGCCACTATTCTGATAGATGAAATTAAAAAACTATTGGAGACAGGACCTTCGCAAGATGAGCTGAATTTTGTCAAACAAAGATATTTTTTCGAATTGGATGTAGACCAGGATGATCCTTGCAAACAAATCTCGCGCTACGGATTAGCTCAACTGTATTCCAAGGTAATTTCCGCAGATGAAGAATGGGCACTGGTGGAACCCATCACCCGAGAAGAAATTATAAATGTGGCCCGCAAAATCTTTGTCCCCGAAAACCTCAATATGGTCATTGTTGGTCCTTACACAGAAGAAATAAAAAAGGAACTGGAAGGTATTGTTGAATCCTTTCAGGGCCTGCCAGCGTTCGTTTCTTAGTGCCTCCCCAATTTTAAGGTTATTTTAAAATGAAACAATGGAAGTCCGCGATTGTTATTTTTGTGACTATTTTGATCGTCGCTTGTGGGACAAGTTCAAGCGATGTTGAGCAGTGCCTTGAAAATGGAAGCTGTGTCGCCACTCTTGACGTGTTAAAAATATCAGGGGATCTTCCTCTGAGTCCTGATGCCACGTTCTGGAGTTCTCCGGATGCCCCCAAAAAGATCTCTCTTGAATTGGGGCCGCAAATGATCACCAATCCCAAATGGCCGAATCCCTCTGTGAAAGAAGTCAACCTGAGCGCCGTGAGCAACGGATCGGATATCGCATTTCTTCTGGAATGGGAAGATGCAGCGAAGGATAATTTTTATGGTCATTCCGATCGCTACACGGATCAGGCCGCCCTCATGTTTCCTTTGCAGCCAGCGGCAGAGGCGCCAATGATTACCATGGGAAGCGAAAATGAGGTGGTCAACATCTGGCAGTGGAAAGCGGCCTGGGAAAAGGACATTGGCGATCAAAATAATAAGCGTACACGCGGGCCGGATGATTTTACATCGACAGGAACGACGGTCGCGCGTCCTGACCGGGCATCCCCTGTTGAAGATTTGAACGCCGAGGGTTTCAGCACCCTGACGATTCAAGACGAACAAAACGTTCAAGGGAAAGGGGTATGGAAAAACAATCGTTGGCGTGTCGTTTTTCGTCGTTCGCTCACCGACTCCGATTCCGGAGATGCTCAATTCAAGGGGGCAACCCAGATGGCTGTTGCAGTATGGAACGGAGGTAATAATGAACGTAATGGTCAGAAAGGAATCATTGGCTGGATTCTTTTACGCCTCCACTAATCAGTTGATTCTCTGTAGGATCCCAAAATTCCTATCTTATCGTCAGTTATAG
This genomic window contains:
- the dnaE gene encoding DNA polymerase III subunit alpha, translating into MQPSNFVHLHLHTSYSLLDSSIRHDSLFKRAVEYKMPAVAMTDHGNMFGAVEFYSGAKRHGLNPIIGCEVYVAPESRHEKKSKHHLRDASYHLILLAQNDTGYKNLLLLVTSGYFEGFYYKPRIDKELLAEHAEGLIALSSCGRGEVADCISKEDIPRAMEVAGQYREIMGEGNFFLEMQYHKMEYQEKINKELIQIGKKLSLPLVATNNCHYLEKKDFRAHEILLCLQTGKTIHDPYRMQYPSDEYYFKSPEEMIELFKEVPEAIENTVKIAERCNLEMEFDKLNFPDYPVPESYTLESYLEEKARSGLQERMDTMTKRGVAFDKQAYENRLKVELGIIRDMGYPGYFLIVWDFIDHARSQNIPVGPGRGSAAGSVVAYALKITDIDPLKYSLLFERFLNPERVSMPDIDIDFCIEGREKVINYVTEKYGGEQNVSQIITFGSMNAKGVLRDVGRVLDLTYGEVDKLAKLVPNRLNITLEEAFKEESKFGELKKENEKVAELLEIALSLEGLPRHCSTHAAGVVISSKPLTQFLPLYKGGNDEVVTQFSMTNVEKLGLLKMDFLGLKTLTVIDNALRLIKQSRNVDLDISGIPLDDPETFKLLSDGRTLGVFQLESSGMRDLLKKMKPDCFEDIIALLALYRPGPLESGMVDDYVKRKHGTMEEKYDLPELKDILKETHGVILYQEQVMNIASVLAGFSLGDADILRRAMGKKKAEEMAAQRQKFMDGCKEKKRPEKKADKIFSLMEKFSGYGFNKSHSAAYAQVSYQTAYLKTHYPLEFFGALITSDMDNTDKVLRYIHDCRENKIKVQPPDVNFSTKDFSISDDQLVFGLGAIKNVGSAAIDSILETRKQQGHFPSLKNFCESVDLRQVNKRVLESLIKSGACDSLGESRSSKMINLPSTMEMAQANQRDRQLGQSSMFEVFEEQVDVNKETNQETIEEWSEQERLKYEKESIGFYITGHPLDGYVKDLAWFTDANSASISEMAHARSVSLAGIPMKILSKTTRKGDKMAIVTLEDLHGSVEVILWPETFAESEALLHSEEPLLVKGKVDAEGSLPKVIADEIYPLSDAKNHWKGKVHIHLRTPGLEKETLLEIKNVLAAHKGNNETLIHFIFPDDKTKTIRVEESLRIQPSDEVIQGIEAILGEEAIRFE
- a CDS encoding pitrilysin family protein, which encodes MKLKHAELRNITEALPNGMTVVTIEMPHFHTMEMALFVRAGLRFENKQNNGVSHFLEHMLYRGNAKYPDSLSLNREFETVGRELRASTLCEYTCFAFSPHISQIKRAVELFADFFSEPTFPQIELEREIILEECLEELNEKGENVDIDNIACRLLYQGSSLSMPTIGTESTIKSINKEMLQEYFNAYYHASNMIFVGAGPIVHEEFFDLVKQYFSKIPDKGEGIAIDHFNKSLNEDQKSPAQAFQYDSDSQIQLQLCFRSVSYNHPDYFPLCLIGRVFDDGFSSRLQRALREDRGLVYSVDCRITSFSDTGTVDFDVNVRPEKVCQVATILIDEIKKLLETGPSQDELNFVKQRYFFELDVDQDDPCKQISRYGLAQLYSKVISADEEWALVEPITREEIINVARKIFVPENLNMVIVGPYTEEIKKELEGIVESFQGLPAFVS
- a CDS encoding ethylbenzene dehydrogenase-related protein, translated to MKQWKSAIVIFVTILIVACGTSSSDVEQCLENGSCVATLDVLKISGDLPLSPDATFWSSPDAPKKISLELGPQMITNPKWPNPSVKEVNLSAVSNGSDIAFLLEWEDAAKDNFYGHSDRYTDQAALMFPLQPAAEAPMITMGSENEVVNIWQWKAAWEKDIGDQNNKRTRGPDDFTSTGTTVARPDRASPVEDLNAEGFSTLTIQDEQNVQGKGVWKNNRWRVVFRRSLTDSDSGDAQFKGATQMAVAVWNGGNNERNGQKGIIGWILLRLH